A single uncultured Methanobrevibacter sp. DNA region contains:
- a CDS encoding sodium-dependent transporter: MADKNEWGSNLSFILAMIGSAVGLGNIWRYPYVLYSNGGGAFYIPYIVAILLMGIPFLILEYGVGYNFKSSFPKAIRKIHSNWEYLGWLLPVAVFMIMIYYSAILGWDGIYMILSFTKGWGANPDTFFATTLLQSSESMSGLTHFIPIIAVAMLIGWVIIWFISHRDLEEGLGKVSKVLVPALFIIMVIIVGFSLTLPGASIGLEELFNPDWSLLTHFEIWMAAFGQIVFSLSLGMSIAFTYASYTSDDADLITNTISIALANSLFENFAALGVFSILGYMSLQSGTAVADLVTQGTGLVFVVYPTVFNVLGQWAYVLGPLFFLTVYLAGLTSILSTIEPLSFSIQNKFGLTRSRTMTILVIVGAAMSMIYATAYGGELLGFVDTFINQIALLFGVILECIIFAWIFKAEKLIDFLNSRSKTIKVGKWWLVIVKYILPIFISIIWIGGLIDVINAGTIDQLNFTIVTALLLLIATGIFTIMPAKNPEWDDTEERV, from the coding sequence ACTTGGAAACATTTGGAGATATCCGTATGTACTTTACTCTAATGGTGGGGGAGCATTTTATATCCCTTATATTGTGGCTATTCTTTTGATGGGAATTCCATTTTTGATTTTGGAGTATGGTGTCGGATATAATTTTAAGTCTTCCTTTCCAAAGGCGATTAGGAAGATTCACTCCAATTGGGAATATTTAGGCTGGCTTTTGCCGGTTGCTGTTTTTATGATTATGATTTATTACTCAGCTATTCTTGGCTGGGATGGAATTTACATGATTTTGAGTTTCACCAAGGGTTGGGGCGCAAACCCGGACACTTTCTTTGCAACCACTCTTCTTCAATCATCAGAATCAATGTCCGGTTTGACCCATTTCATTCCAATCATTGCTGTTGCAATGCTTATCGGTTGGGTAATCATTTGGTTTATATCTCACAGGGATTTGGAAGAAGGTTTGGGTAAGGTTTCAAAGGTTTTGGTACCTGCACTCTTCATAATTATGGTAATTATTGTTGGGTTTTCATTGACTTTGCCTGGTGCTTCAATAGGTCTTGAGGAACTCTTCAACCCTGACTGGTCACTTTTAACACACTTTGAAATATGGATGGCTGCATTCGGACAGATTGTATTTTCATTAAGCCTGGGAATGTCAATAGCATTTACGTATGCAAGCTATACAAGCGATGACGCTGATTTGATTACAAATACAATCTCAATTGCTCTTGCTAATTCACTTTTTGAAAACTTCGCCGCTTTAGGGGTTTTCTCAATTTTAGGATACATGTCACTTCAGTCCGGAACAGCTGTAGCGGACCTTGTAACTCAGGGAACCGGTCTTGTATTTGTAGTATATCCTACAGTATTTAATGTATTGGGTCAGTGGGCTTACGTTTTAGGACCATTGTTCTTTTTGACAGTTTATCTTGCAGGACTTACAAGCATTTTATCAACAATAGAACCGTTGTCATTTTCCATTCAAAACAAGTTTGGCCTTACAAGGTCCAGGACAATGACAATACTGGTAATAGTTGGTGCGGCAATGTCAATGATTTACGCTACCGCTTACGGCGGAGAACTGCTTGGATTTGTAGATACATTCATCAATCAAATTGCACTCCTTTTTGGTGTGATTTTAGAGTGCATAATATTTGCATGGATATTCAAAGCTGAAAAGCTCATTGATTTTCTCAATTCAAGGTCTAAAACAATCAAAGTGGGCAAATGGTGGCTGGTAATTGTTAAGTATATCCTTCCGATTTTCATTTCAATCATCTGGATTGGAGGACTCATTGATGTTATCAATGCAGGAACTATAGATCAGCTTAACTTTACAATCGTTACTGCTTTGCTGCTTTTAATTGCAACAGGCATTTTCACTATTATGCCTGCTAAAAATCCTGAATGGGATGATACTGAAGAAAGAGTATAG